A window of the Bacteroides thetaiotaomicron VPI-5482 genome harbors these coding sequences:
- the rpsA gene encoding 30S ribosomal protein S1 has protein sequence MENLKNVAPIEDFNWDAYENGEAVTSASHEDLEKAYDGTLNKVNDREVVDGTVIAMNKREVVVNIGYKSDGIIPLNEFRYNPDLKVGDTVEVYIENQEDKKGQLVLSHRKARATRSWDRVNAALENEEIIKGFIKCRTKGGMIVDVFGIEAFLPGSQIDVKPIRDYDVFVGKTMEFKVVKINQEFKNVVVSHKALIEAELEQQKKEIIGKLEKGQVLEGTVKNITSYGVFIDLGGVDGLIHITDLSWGRVSDPKEVVELDQKLNVVILDFDDEKKRIALGLKQLTPHPWDALDTDLKVGDKVKGKVVVMADYGAFIEIATGVEGLIHVSEMSWSQHLRSAQDFMKVGDEVEAVVLTLDREERKMSLGIKQLKQDPWETIEEKYPVGSKHTAKVRNFTNFGVFVEIEEGVDGLIHISDLSWTKKVKHPSEFTQIGADIEVQVLEIDKENRRLSLGHKQLEENPWDVFETVFTVGSVHEGTIIEMLDKGAVVALPYGVEGFATPKHLVKEDGSQAQLDEKLEFKVIEFNKDAKRIILSHSRIFEDVAKAEERAEKKAASGAKKSSNNKREDAPMIQNQAASTTLGDIDALAALKEQLEGKK, from the coding sequence ATGGAAAACTTAAAGAACGTAGCTCCTATTGAAGACTTCAACTGGGATGCTTATGAAAACGGCGAAGCTGTAACAAGCGCAAGCCACGAAGATCTTGAAAAAGCTTACGACGGTACGCTTAACAAAGTTAACGACCGTGAGGTTGTTGACGGAACCGTAATCGCAATGAACAAGCGTGAAGTAGTTGTGAACATCGGTTACAAATCAGACGGTATCATTCCTTTGAATGAGTTCCGTTACAATCCGGACCTGAAGGTAGGTGATACTGTAGAAGTATACATCGAAAACCAGGAAGACAAAAAAGGACAACTCGTTCTGTCACACAGAAAAGCCCGCGCTACTCGTTCTTGGGATCGCGTTAACGCTGCTCTGGAAAATGAAGAAATTATCAAGGGATTCATCAAGTGCCGCACAAAGGGTGGTATGATCGTAGACGTATTCGGAATCGAAGCATTCTTGCCGGGTTCTCAGATCGACGTTAAACCGATCCGTGACTATGATGTATTCGTTGGCAAAACAATGGAATTCAAAGTGGTTAAGATCAACCAGGAATTCAAAAACGTTGTTGTATCTCACAAGGCTCTTATCGAAGCTGAACTGGAACAACAGAAGAAAGAAATTATCGGCAAGCTCGAAAAAGGACAGGTTCTTGAAGGAACTGTTAAGAATATCACCTCTTACGGTGTGTTCATCGACTTGGGTGGCGTAGACGGTTTGATCCACATCACAGACCTTTCTTGGGGCCGCGTTAGCGATCCGAAAGAAGTGGTTGAACTGGATCAGAAGCTCAACGTTGTTATCCTTGACTTCGATGACGAAAAGAAACGTATCGCTCTTGGCTTGAAGCAACTGACTCCGCACCCATGGGATGCTCTTGACACTGACTTGAAGGTAGGTGACAAGGTGAAAGGTAAAGTTGTCGTTATGGCTGACTACGGTGCATTCATCGAAATCGCTACAGGCGTAGAAGGTCTGATCCACGTATCAGAAATGTCTTGGAGCCAGCACTTGCGTTCTGCTCAGGACTTCATGAAGGTGGGCGACGAAGTAGAAGCTGTAGTTCTGACTTTGGACCGCGAAGAACGTAAGATGTCTTTGGGTATCAAACAACTGAAACAAGATCCATGGGAAACTATCGAAGAGAAGTATCCTGTAGGTTCCAAGCATACTGCAAAAGTACGTAACTTCACTAACTTCGGTGTATTCGTAGAAATCGAAGAAGGTGTTGACGGCTTGATCCACATCTCTGACCTTTCTTGGACTAAGAAAGTGAAACACCCGTCAGAATTTACTCAGATTGGTGCTGACATCGAAGTTCAGGTATTGGAAATCGACAAAGAAAACCGTCGTTTGAGCCTTGGTCACAAACAACTCGAAGAAAATCCTTGGGATGTATTCGAAACTGTATTCACTGTAGGTTCTGTACACGAAGGTACTATCATCGAAATGTTGGATAAGGGTGCTGTTGTAGCTCTTCCTTACGGTGTAGAAGGTTTCGCAACTCCGAAACACCTTGTAAAAGAAGACGGTTCACAAGCTCAGTTGGATGAGAAACTTGAATTCAAAGTGATCGAGTTCAACAAAGACGCTAAGAGAATCATTCTGTCTCACAGCCGTATCTTCGAAGATGTAGCTAAGGCTGAAGAAAGAGCAGAAAAGAAAGCTGCTTCCGGTGCTAAGAAGTCTTCTAACAACAAGAGAGAAGATGCTCCGATGATCCAGAACCAAGCTGCTTCAACTACGCTGGGCGACATCGACGCTTTGGCTGCTTTGAAAGAACAGTTGGAAGGAAAGAAATAA
- a CDS encoding ribonuclease Z yields the protein MEKFELHILGCGSALPTTRHFATSQVVNLREKLFMIDCGEGAQMQLRRSRLKFSRLNHIFISHLHGDHCFGLLGLISTFGLLGRTADLHIHSPKGLEELFAPLLSFFCKTLAYKVFFHEFETKEPTLIYDDRSVAVTTIPLRHRIPCCGFLFEEKQRPNHIIRDMVDFYKVPVYELNRIKNGADFVTPEGEVIPNHRLTRPSAPARKYAYCSDTIYRPEIVEQIKGIDLLFHEATFAQTEQVRAKETHHTTAAQAAQIALNAEVKQLVIGHFSARYEDESVLLNEAAAIFPQTVLARENMCITINNYTDTRDYDPL from the coding sequence ATGGAGAAATTCGAACTACATATACTTGGATGCGGTTCTGCTTTGCCCACCACTCGCCATTTTGCGACATCGCAGGTTGTGAACTTGCGTGAAAAGCTTTTTATGATTGACTGTGGGGAAGGAGCGCAGATGCAGTTGCGTCGTTCCCGCTTGAAGTTTTCCCGCTTGAATCATATCTTTATTTCCCATCTTCATGGCGATCATTGCTTTGGACTGTTAGGGCTGATTTCTACCTTCGGTCTGTTGGGACGAACGGCAGACTTGCATATCCATTCACCCAAAGGACTGGAAGAATTGTTTGCTCCCCTACTTTCTTTCTTTTGCAAAACGCTGGCCTATAAAGTCTTCTTCCATGAATTTGAGACGAAAGAGCCGACGCTGATCTATGACGACCGCTCGGTGGCTGTGACCACCATTCCTCTGAGACACCGTATTCCTTGCTGCGGTTTTCTTTTTGAAGAAAAACAGCGTCCCAATCATATCATCAGAGATATGGTGGATTTCTATAAAGTACCCGTCTACGAACTGAACCGGATCAAGAACGGAGCGGATTTTGTAACTCCCGAAGGAGAAGTCATTCCGAATCATCGTCTGACCCGTCCTTCTGCCCCTGCACGAAAATATGCTTATTGCTCCGATACGATTTACCGACCTGAGATCGTGGAGCAGATAAAGGGGATAGACCTCCTTTTCCACGAAGCCACCTTTGCTCAGACCGAACAGGTGCGGGCAAAAGAAACTCATCATACAACTGCTGCACAGGCCGCACAGATTGCTTTGAATGCTGAAGTGAAACAATTAGTCATCGGACATTTTTCCGCCCGCTATGAGGACGAGTCTGTATTGTTGAATGAAGCGGCGGCTATCTTCCCCCAAACGGTTTTGGCAAGAGAGAATATGTGCATAACCATAAATAACTATACAGATACGAGAGACTATGACCCCTTATAA
- a CDS encoding RNA polymerase sigma factor, giving the protein MTPYNEREVLKLLQEESTQRKGFELIVAQYSEQLYWQIRRMVLSHEDANDLLQNTFIKAWTNIDYFRAEAKLSTWLYRIALNECLTFLNRQRATTTVAIDDPEAAIVQKLESDPYYSGDQVQMLLQKALLTLPEKQRMVFNLKYYQEMKYEEMSEIFGTSVGALKASYHHAVKKIEKFLEEVD; this is encoded by the coding sequence ATGACCCCTTATAACGAACGTGAAGTTCTGAAACTCCTTCAGGAGGAGAGTACACAGCGGAAAGGATTTGAGTTGATTGTGGCGCAATACAGCGAGCAGTTATACTGGCAGATCCGCCGGATGGTACTGTCGCATGAAGATGCGAACGACCTTCTGCAAAACACCTTCATCAAGGCATGGACAAATATTGATTATTTCCGTGCCGAGGCGAAGCTGTCTACGTGGCTCTACCGTATTGCGCTGAATGAATGTCTTACTTTTCTGAACAGACAGCGTGCTACAACGACGGTAGCTATCGATGATCCCGAAGCGGCGATCGTGCAGAAACTGGAGAGTGATCCCTACTATTCGGGCGATCAGGTGCAGATGCTATTGCAAAAAGCATTGCTCACCTTGCCCGAAAAACAACGAATGGTGTTCAACCTGAAGTATTATCAGGAAATGAAGTACGAAGAGATGTCAGAAATCTTTGGAACTTCAGTCGGAGCGCTGAAAGCCTCCTATCACCATGCGGTGAAGAAAATAGAGAAGTTTTTGGAAGAAGTAGATTAA
- the mazG gene encoding nucleoside triphosphate pyrophosphohydrolase has protein sequence MIHTREEQMEAFGRFLDILDELRVKCPWDRKQTNESLRPNTIEETYELCDALMRDDKKDICKELGDVLLHVAFYAKIGSETGDFDIKDVCDKLCDKLIFRHPHVFGEVKAETAGQVSENWEQLKLKEKDGNKSVLSGVPSALPSLIKAYRIQDKARNVGFDWEEREQVWDKVKEEIREFQVEVANMDKEKAEAEFGDVMFSLINAARLYKINPDNALELTNQKFIRRFNYLEEHTIKEGKNLKDMSLEEMDAIWNEAKRKGL, from the coding sequence ATGATACATACAAGAGAAGAACAGATGGAAGCCTTCGGCCGCTTTCTGGACATCCTCGACGAGCTTCGGGTCAAATGTCCGTGGGACCGCAAGCAGACGAACGAAAGTCTGCGCCCCAACACTATAGAAGAGACTTACGAGCTTTGTGATGCCTTGATGAGGGATGACAAAAAAGATATTTGCAAGGAGTTGGGAGATGTACTGCTGCACGTAGCGTTCTATGCAAAGATCGGTTCGGAGACAGGTGACTTCGACATCAAAGATGTCTGTGACAAGTTGTGCGACAAACTGATTTTCCGCCATCCTCACGTATTTGGAGAAGTAAAAGCTGAGACTGCCGGACAGGTATCCGAAAACTGGGAACAGCTGAAACTGAAAGAGAAAGACGGAAACAAAAGTGTACTAAGCGGCGTCCCTTCCGCACTTCCTTCACTCATCAAGGCTTACCGCATTCAGGACAAAGCCCGCAATGTTGGCTTCGACTGGGAAGAACGGGAACAGGTATGGGATAAGGTGAAAGAAGAAATCAGAGAATTCCAGGTAGAGGTAGCCAACATGGACAAAGAGAAAGCAGAAGCCGAATTCGGTGACGTCATGTTCAGCCTCATCAATGCGGCACGCCTCTACAAAATCAATCCGGACAATGCTTTGGAACTAACCAATCAAAAGTTCATCCGCCGTTTCAACTACCTGGAGGAACATACGATAAAAGAAGGGAAAAACCTCAAAGATATGTCTCTTGAGGAGATGGACGCTATTTGGAACGAAGCTAAGAGAAAAGGACTGTAA
- a CDS encoding DUF3810 domain-containing protein, giving the protein MMKRKLIIRYILLGVLLLLVWMTQSIPALGNLYSQTVYPVISRVLSFFSNLFPFAIGDLFIFGSITGVIVYPFYARIRKKLPWKRILLRDGEYLLWVYVWFYLAWGLNYSQPNFYQRTHIPYTAYTPEIFQEFVDDYIDSLNSSFVPVKGIHEEQVRDEAVKLYNQLSDSLGVHRPPFPNPRVKTMVFTPFISMVGVTGSMGPFFCEFTLNGDLLPINYPATYTHELAHLLGISSEAEANFYAYQVCTRSQIKGIRFSGYFSILNHVLGNARRLLSEKEYADIINRIRPEIIELAKKNQEYWMAKYSPLIGDVQNWIYDLYLKGNKIESGRKNYSEVIGLLISYQVWKAKTASDQ; this is encoded by the coding sequence ATGATGAAACGGAAACTGATAATTAGATATATACTCCTGGGAGTACTGCTGCTTCTGGTATGGATGACACAGTCGATTCCCGCGTTGGGAAACCTGTATTCACAAACCGTTTATCCTGTCATCTCCCGCGTATTGTCATTCTTCTCCAACTTATTTCCTTTTGCCATAGGGGATCTATTTATTTTCGGGAGTATCACGGGAGTCATCGTTTATCCTTTTTATGCCCGTATCCGCAAGAAACTGCCGTGGAAAAGGATTCTGCTACGTGACGGGGAATATCTGTTATGGGTTTACGTATGGTTCTACCTCGCCTGGGGATTAAACTATTCGCAACCAAACTTTTACCAGCGTACGCATATTCCTTATACAGCTTACACACCGGAGATTTTTCAAGAGTTTGTGGATGACTATATCGACTCACTGAACAGTTCGTTTGTTCCCGTAAAAGGAATCCATGAGGAACAGGTACGTGACGAAGCTGTCAAACTTTACAATCAATTAAGCGACAGCCTGGGAGTGCACCGCCCGCCATTTCCCAATCCACGGGTAAAGACGATGGTTTTCACCCCATTCATATCAATGGTCGGAGTAACGGGAAGCATGGGGCCTTTCTTCTGCGAGTTCACCTTAAACGGAGACTTGCTCCCCATCAACTATCCGGCAACGTACACTCACGAACTGGCTCATCTGCTGGGAATTTCGAGCGAGGCAGAGGCCAATTTCTATGCCTATCAGGTTTGTACCCGTTCACAAATAAAGGGAATCCGTTTCAGCGGCTACTTCTCGATTCTGAATCATGTACTGGGGAATGCCCGACGACTGTTGAGTGAAAAAGAATACGCCGATATAATCAACCGTATCCGACCGGAGATTATAGAACTGGCGAAAAAGAATCAGGAATACTGGATGGCTAAATACAGTCCGTTGATCGGTGATGTTCAAAACTGGATATACGACCTCTACCTGAAAGGAAACAAAATAGAAAGCGGAAGAAAAAACTATTCGGAAGTGATCGGGCTGTTGATTTCGTATCAAGTATGGAAAGCGAAAACCGCATCAGACCAATAA
- a CDS encoding valine--tRNA ligase: MELASKYNPADVEGKWYQYWLEHRLFSSKPDGREPYTIVIPPPNVTGVLHMGHMLNNTIQDILVRRARMEGKNACWVPGTDHASIATEAKVVNKLAAQGIKKTDLTRDEFLKHAWDWTEEHGGIILKQLRKLGASCDWDRTAFTMDEERSKSVLKVFVDLYNKGLIYRGVRMVNWDPKALTALSDEEVIYKEEHGKLFYLRYKVEGDPEGRYAVVATTRPETIMGDTAMCINPNDPKNAWLKGKKVIVPLVNRVIPVIEDDYVDIEFGTGCLKVTPAHDVNDYMLGEKYNLPSIDIFNDNGTLSEAAGLYIGMDRFDVRKQIEKDLDAAGLLEKTEAYTNKVGYSERTNVVIEPKLSMQWFLKMQHFADMALPPVMNDELKFYPAKYKNTYRHWMENIKDWCISRQLWWGHRIPAYFLPEGGYVVAATPEEALAKAKEKTGNAALTMDDLRQDEDCLDTWFSSWLWPISLFDGINHPGNEEISYYYPTSDLVTGPDIIFFWVARMIMVGYEYEGKMPFKNVYFTGIVRDKLGRKMSKSLGNSPDPLELIDKYGADGVRMGMMLAAPAGNDILFDDALCEQGRNFCSKIWNAFRLIKGWTVDDNIQASDAAKLAVHWFESKQNEVAAEVADLFSKYRLSEALMAVYKLFWDEFSSWYLEMIKPAYGQGIDRTTYSATLCFLDNLLHLLHPFMPFITEELWQQMYERNAEEGESLMVSALSMDTYVDTAFVAQFEVVKGVISNIRSIRLQKNIAQKEPLDLQVLGENPVAEFNAVIQKMCNLSSITVVESKAEGASSFMVGTTEYAVPLGNMIDVEAEIARMEAELKHKEGFLQGVLKKLSNEKFINNAPAAVLEMERKKQADAESIISSLKESIAALKKA; the protein is encoded by the coding sequence ATGGAATTAGCAAGTAAGTACAATCCCGCTGACGTGGAGGGAAAGTGGTACCAGTATTGGCTGGAACACCGTTTATTCAGTTCGAAACCCGATGGTCGTGAACCTTACACCATCGTCATTCCGCCCCCGAACGTCACCGGTGTGTTGCACATGGGACACATGCTTAATAATACCATTCAGGATATTTTGGTTCGTCGTGCCCGTATGGAAGGTAAGAATGCCTGCTGGGTGCCGGGAACTGACCACGCTTCCATCGCTACCGAAGCAAAAGTTGTAAACAAACTCGCTGCCCAGGGCATCAAGAAGACAGACCTGACACGTGATGAGTTCCTGAAACATGCCTGGGACTGGACAGAAGAGCACGGAGGCATTATCCTGAAGCAGCTCCGCAAACTGGGTGCATCCTGTGACTGGGACCGCACCGCCTTTACTATGGATGAGGAACGCAGCAAAAGCGTATTGAAAGTATTTGTAGACTTGTACAACAAAGGATTGATTTACCGTGGTGTCCGTATGGTAAACTGGGACCCGAAAGCGTTGACTGCCCTTTCTGACGAAGAAGTGATCTACAAGGAAGAGCACGGAAAACTGTTCTATCTCCGCTATAAGGTGGAAGGTGATCCGGAAGGCCGCTATGCAGTAGTAGCAACGACCCGTCCCGAAACAATCATGGGCGATACGGCAATGTGTATCAACCCCAACGACCCCAAGAACGCATGGCTGAAAGGAAAGAAAGTAATCGTTCCGTTGGTAAACCGTGTTATCCCTGTCATCGAGGACGATTATGTGGACATTGAGTTCGGTACCGGTTGTCTGAAAGTAACTCCGGCCCACGACGTAAATGACTATATGTTGGGTGAAAAGTATAATCTGCCCAGCATCGACATCTTCAATGATAACGGGACTTTGAGCGAAGCTGCCGGATTATATATCGGTATGGACCGTTTCGACGTCCGCAAGCAGATTGAGAAAGACCTCGATGCTGCCGGATTGCTCGAAAAGACAGAAGCTTACACAAATAAAGTAGGTTACTCGGAACGTACCAATGTAGTGATCGAACCGAAATTGTCTATGCAGTGGTTCCTCAAAATGCAGCATTTTGCCGATATGGCATTGCCTCCGGTAATGAACGATGAGTTGAAATTCTATCCTGCCAAATATAAGAATACATACCGCCACTGGATGGAGAACATCAAAGACTGGTGTATCAGCCGTCAGTTGTGGTGGGGACATCGTATTCCTGCTTACTTCCTGCCGGAAGGTGGCTATGTGGTAGCCGCTACTCCCGAAGAAGCGCTGGCAAAAGCCAAAGAGAAAACAGGAAACGCTGCTTTGACGATGGATGACCTTCGTCAGGACGAAGACTGTCTGGATACTTGGTTCTCTTCCTGGTTGTGGCCTATCTCCCTGTTTGACGGAATCAATCATCCGGGTAACGAGGAAATCAGCTATTACTATCCGACCAGCGACCTGGTGACCGGACCGGATATCATCTTCTTCTGGGTGGCACGTATGATCATGGTGGGTTACGAATATGAAGGAAAGATGCCGTTCAAGAACGTTTACTTTACAGGGATCGTTCGCGACAAGCTGGGACGTAAGATGTCCAAGTCACTCGGCAACTCACCCGACCCGTTGGAACTGATCGACAAATATGGTGCCGACGGTGTCCGTATGGGAATGATGCTGGCAGCTCCCGCCGGAAACGATATTCTTTTCGACGACGCGCTCTGCGAACAGGGACGTAACTTCTGCAGCAAGATATGGAACGCCTTCCGTCTGATCAAGGGCTGGACGGTTGACGATAATATTCAGGCTTCGGATGCTGCTAAACTGGCTGTCCACTGGTTTGAATCCAAGCAGAACGAAGTAGCAGCCGAAGTAGCGGACTTGTTCAGCAAATACCGTCTGAGCGAAGCATTGATGGCTGTTTATAAATTATTCTGGGATGAATTCTCTTCCTGGTATCTGGAAATGATTAAACCGGCTTACGGACAGGGAATTGACCGTACCACTTATAGCGCTACTCTCTGCTTCCTCGATAACCTGTTGCATCTGCTTCATCCGTTTATGCCGTTCATCACAGAAGAATTGTGGCAACAGATGTACGAACGTAATGCGGAAGAAGGAGAAAGTCTGATGGTAAGTGCATTGAGCATGGATACTTATGTAGACACCGCATTCGTTGCACAGTTTGAAGTTGTCAAGGGAGTTATCAGTAATATCCGCAGCATCCGTCTGCAAAAGAACATAGCTCAGAAAGAACCGCTTGACTTGCAGGTGCTGGGCGAAAATCCGGTTGCAGAGTTCAATGCGGTGATTCAGAAGATGTGTAACCTTTCTTCCATTACAGTGGTAGAGAGCAAGGCGGAAGGTGCTTCTTCCTTCATGGTAGGAACTACCGAATACGCTGTGCCATTGGGCAACATGATTGATGTAGAAGCCGAAATCGCCCGTATGGAAGCTGAACTGAAACATAAGGAAGGATTCCTGCAAGGTGTATTGAAGAAACTCAGTAATGAGAAATTTATCAATAACGCCCCCGCAGCCGTTCTCGAAATGGAACGTAAGAAGCAGGCCGATGCGGAAAGTATCATCAGCTCTTTGAAAGAAAGCATCGCAGCTTTAAAAAAGGCATAA